From Lujinxingia litoralis, one genomic window encodes:
- a CDS encoding OmpA family protein — protein sequence MNKRWAGWGLLVGAMMSAAPAVAQDAPELPPLQVQRFRPAPGVGDYLGVFGTAVAPHLGWQVGGYFNYADDPVQIAALNSPERRTVAYQAQLDLMGSVGLWDRAEIGLVLPWTVLQRGEELQPLLPPGSSSSSDLTRSALNDWRVTAKYQILGLDRSKVGLALIGALSIPMGDEQALSGDGGVGAEGLLAADYVVFDAIRLGANLGFRYRPGQRVIRQNVIGNEILWGFAAHAPFLTENLDILAEVNGAVGVAHKVAPLSGIASGEVPAEIKGALRYRVAEGWTVTGGLGAGLSEGIGSPNWRAFLGLGGQWVTGGWWEVDYASPTFLAEIDPCDPDYLNQRGRRLRLEREDCPELEPQPDPEEATALLDKPVEPRRTPPRPAPEPEPPRSKPERAVVRQGAIIITEQVNFETGSATIVQESYGILDDVADLMVRIPAIELVRVEGHTDSVGRADRNLALSQARADSVKSYLVSKGVDAGRLEAVGYGQSRPVADNKNAEGRALNRRVEFNILEMAPQ from the coding sequence ATGAATAAGCGCTGGGCAGGGTGGGGGCTTCTGGTGGGAGCCATGATGAGTGCGGCACCGGCTGTGGCGCAGGATGCGCCAGAGCTACCGCCGTTGCAGGTGCAGCGCTTTCGTCCCGCGCCTGGCGTGGGTGACTATCTGGGAGTGTTCGGCACCGCCGTCGCTCCCCACCTGGGATGGCAGGTTGGCGGATACTTTAACTACGCCGATGATCCGGTGCAGATCGCTGCGCTCAACTCGCCGGAGCGTCGCACCGTGGCGTATCAGGCCCAGCTCGATCTGATGGGGAGCGTGGGGCTCTGGGATCGTGCCGAGATCGGGCTTGTGTTGCCCTGGACGGTGCTGCAGCGCGGCGAGGAGTTGCAGCCGCTTTTGCCCCCGGGGTCGTCCAGCAGTAGCGACCTGACGCGCAGCGCGCTCAATGACTGGCGAGTCACCGCCAAGTATCAGATTCTGGGGCTTGACCGATCGAAGGTGGGGTTGGCGCTCATCGGTGCGCTTTCGATTCCGATGGGCGACGAGCAGGCGCTCTCCGGCGATGGGGGCGTGGGGGCCGAGGGGCTGCTCGCTGCCGATTATGTGGTCTTCGATGCGATTCGTCTGGGGGCTAACCTGGGGTTTCGATATCGCCCCGGTCAGCGCGTGATTCGTCAGAACGTCATCGGCAACGAGATCCTCTGGGGATTCGCGGCGCATGCTCCCTTCCTGACCGAAAACCTGGATATTCTGGCCGAGGTGAACGGCGCTGTGGGCGTGGCCCACAAGGTGGCGCCGCTGAGTGGCATCGCCTCTGGCGAGGTTCCGGCCGAGATTAAAGGCGCTCTTCGCTACCGCGTGGCGGAGGGGTGGACGGTGACCGGAGGCCTGGGGGCCGGATTAAGCGAGGGCATCGGCTCGCCCAACTGGCGCGCGTTTCTGGGGCTGGGGGGCCAGTGGGTGACCGGGGGATGGTGGGAGGTGGACTACGCCAGCCCCACGTTCCTAGCCGAGATCGATCCCTGCGATCCGGACTATCTCAACCAGCGTGGACGCCGGTTGCGCCTGGAGCGCGAAGATTGTCCTGAGCTTGAGCCGCAGCCCGATCCCGAAGAAGCCACCGCGCTGCTCGACAAGCCGGTGGAGCCCCGGCGAACCCCGCCGCGGCCGGCTCCGGAGCCCGAGCCTCCGCGTAGCAAGCCCGAGCGTGCGGTGGTGCGCCAGGGGGCGATCATTATCACCGAGCAGGTGAACTTCGAGACGGGTAGCGCCACCATTGTCCAGGAGAGCTACGGCATTCTTGATGACGTTGCCGACCTGATGGTGCGTATTCCTGCCATTGAGCTGGTGCGGGTCGAAGGCCATACCGATAGCGTGGGTCGCGCCGATCGAAACCTGGCGCTGAGTCAGGCGCGAGCTGACTCGGTGAAGAGTTATCTGGTGAGCAAGGGCGTGGATGCCGGTCGCCTTGAGGCGGTGGGTTATGGGCAGTCGAGACCGGTCGCCGACAATAAGAATGCCGAAGGGCGAGCGCTCAACCGCAGGGTGGAGTTCAACATCCTGGAGATGGCGCCTCAATGA
- a CDS encoding tetratricopeptide repeat protein → MKATRSQQDANNPLGLALDFMFGRGYLWAERQPISDWITLESLRMEIPDLKFPFDARAGLDRFRHTRAWVREAEFAISEVGLGDLLSEAAAQLEGFEELQVRFLEDAAHISLRLKAFGADSYLSFRAALIPPEPARADEVHLSLYDYRAYGPLPYPARLVAYELLTSLLNAPRLRSPGRGRSFTVGLAGDIVIFRPLKLLFLHVFPRVGWKLPNLSGVVLESARVRPGVLTIRAISEDAPAEQRREARGLVASTEGTRALASYEAKELFSHADQALFDGQVRQAIALLASYRDLYGLHPELVARQLDCLVAEPTPSHLAEAESLRRELVAVDEGDLAAALVGPNLALASGRDDARVVEAYETLSQRLRERQETRDWVLCELAIARRLASDAPERCAERLREVLRLDPRNRPALELLSQMYERLGERAGLEETLKRLTGVYSDRQTLKDTYLKLARHLMDRQGDLAESRMYLERVLRLDPGELEALHILGESYVLGGEPLRALKAFGSAARAAQAEGEHRRASRLYQRVGQIWFEELEDANQALLSFRRALGLASAEDGQFDEDRTEPLEWAGAMCEVLERDEEATGYWSELLPMRERAWEVSRGTEVEAERCQALIRTYRRLGEVYERRQRWEAAASQMRRVLELDPTDDPARHWMIDYLRQAGQPEELIGLYRALIAGADSSERRIELLQELAELYASLGLVEDAQEQLRLALREDVGRVELRATLVELLSRHRRYETLREALEELLTRTTEHRVRWELGVELGRACAQASRWRESARAYLQAVQLMPAERVSLEGAADALSQIVDAEGVAAEAPIGSHKVGRLLENVLIRLAELEASPAAQRELLLQIAVLAQERGDRAAAAEARERARALDVPEDEASAEGVDQRLDAMLDRLVEEAPEVEDEREVEPDDAPEPETGDAPPVGAFRKRFESMIKRPATLPRVDEVERESALGKILRGVQTDEDAPSAASDVPPEPTSKVEVVLPRPAGDRPPEARVRPPEASGIAQRFTLQRSEDAGAEGAAFDSAAKASSFAKDEQERVEQIDDIAPPNASDPHRMVREQAPTTSPHVHPVQLALSELEEARASDEPESLARALRAVVELTRADGGEVIGSARRLALQRELGELLYYELEDAGGARAHLEAVRDADPQGLGKTAGVVNALEAIYEEEGDVAARLRLLEARLEGAESSEMATTYRLLIAQLIWDEREDAESAREWLEQVLESDPRHEAAHRLLADMALDAQSWDVAAKHLAVVVQVAGGGIDAVETERELAELLLHRLNRPEDARTHYERVLASAPGDAMALEGVKACQAALDDWMGYVESLARELGLLLGKPGGLTIKAMMRLQPEEVAPALAVPASQIVSDAAHIVETNLERDDAAWRLWGMAFELWPEHVEALERRIALDRAMEKWADLAHDLEAYALMLLDASQRFDALAEAADLYRDRLDESAAARGLYAEALALVEGLEPAPERLDEVRRALKRLQAGGGDVSI, encoded by the coding sequence ATGAAAGCCACCCGCTCACAACAGGATGCCAACAACCCTCTGGGGCTGGCGCTCGATTTTATGTTCGGGCGAGGCTACCTGTGGGCAGAGCGCCAGCCGATCAGCGATTGGATTACGCTGGAGTCGCTGCGCATGGAGATCCCGGACCTGAAGTTCCCCTTTGATGCGCGGGCGGGTCTGGATCGATTTCGCCACACCCGGGCCTGGGTGCGCGAGGCGGAGTTCGCGATCTCGGAAGTGGGGCTGGGCGATCTTTTGAGCGAGGCGGCCGCACAGCTCGAGGGATTTGAAGAGCTTCAGGTACGTTTTCTGGAAGACGCCGCGCATATCAGTCTGCGTCTCAAAGCGTTCGGGGCTGACAGCTATCTGAGCTTTCGGGCAGCACTGATTCCCCCGGAGCCCGCCCGCGCCGATGAAGTGCATCTCTCGCTTTATGACTACCGTGCGTACGGTCCTTTGCCTTATCCGGCGCGACTGGTGGCGTATGAACTACTGACAAGCCTGTTGAACGCGCCACGGCTGCGTTCGCCGGGGCGAGGGCGAAGTTTTACTGTGGGTTTGGCGGGCGATATTGTGATTTTTCGTCCGCTTAAGTTGTTGTTTTTGCATGTGTTTCCTCGTGTGGGGTGGAAGCTCCCTAACCTCTCCGGTGTGGTGTTGGAGAGTGCCCGGGTGCGCCCCGGCGTGTTGACGATTCGGGCAATTTCGGAAGACGCGCCGGCCGAGCAACGCCGCGAAGCTCGGGGATTGGTGGCCAGCACCGAGGGGACCCGTGCGCTGGCGTCGTACGAGGCGAAGGAGCTTTTTTCGCACGCGGACCAGGCCCTTTTCGACGGCCAGGTGCGCCAGGCCATCGCGTTGCTTGCGAGTTATCGGGATCTTTACGGGTTGCACCCGGAGCTTGTGGCGCGTCAGCTCGATTGTCTGGTGGCGGAGCCGACGCCTTCGCATCTGGCCGAGGCGGAGTCGCTGCGACGCGAACTGGTGGCGGTGGATGAGGGAGATCTGGCGGCGGCGCTGGTGGGGCCTAATTTGGCGCTGGCATCCGGGCGAGATGATGCCAGGGTTGTGGAGGCGTACGAGACGCTCTCTCAGCGCCTGCGTGAGCGTCAGGAGACGCGCGACTGGGTGCTCTGCGAGCTAGCCATTGCCCGGCGACTGGCCTCGGATGCCCCGGAGCGCTGTGCGGAGCGCTTACGTGAGGTGTTGCGTCTGGACCCGAGAAATCGCCCGGCGCTCGAACTCTTGAGCCAGATGTATGAGCGTCTCGGGGAGCGCGCGGGGCTGGAAGAGACACTCAAACGGCTGACCGGCGTCTACAGCGATCGGCAAACGCTTAAGGACACGTACCTGAAGTTGGCGCGCCACCTGATGGATCGACAGGGAGATCTGGCTGAGTCGCGCATGTATCTGGAGCGCGTGCTTCGTCTGGATCCTGGCGAGTTGGAAGCGCTGCATATTCTGGGAGAGAGTTACGTTTTGGGCGGGGAACCCTTGCGCGCGCTCAAGGCGTTTGGTTCGGCGGCGCGGGCGGCTCAGGCCGAAGGGGAACATCGGCGCGCCAGCCGTCTCTATCAGCGGGTGGGGCAGATCTGGTTTGAGGAACTGGAAGATGCCAATCAGGCACTTTTGAGCTTTCGGCGCGCCCTTGGTTTAGCCTCGGCGGAGGATGGGCAGTTCGACGAGGATCGCACCGAGCCGCTGGAGTGGGCCGGCGCGATGTGCGAGGTGCTGGAACGCGATGAGGAGGCCACCGGCTACTGGTCGGAGTTGTTGCCGATGCGCGAGCGGGCCTGGGAGGTGTCCCGGGGCACCGAGGTGGAGGCGGAGCGCTGCCAGGCGTTGATTCGTACGTACCGGCGTCTCGGGGAGGTCTACGAGCGCCGGCAGCGCTGGGAGGCGGCTGCCAGTCAAATGCGTCGGGTGCTGGAGCTTGATCCGACCGACGATCCGGCCCGTCACTGGATGATCGATTACCTGCGTCAGGCCGGTCAGCCCGAGGAACTCATCGGTCTCTACCGTGCTTTGATTGCGGGGGCCGATTCCTCCGAGCGGCGGATCGAGCTTCTCCAGGAGTTGGCCGAGCTCTACGCGTCGCTGGGGCTTGTGGAAGATGCTCAGGAGCAGCTGAGGTTGGCGCTTCGGGAGGATGTCGGGCGAGTCGAGCTTCGCGCGACGCTGGTGGAGCTGCTCAGTCGTCATCGTCGTTACGAGACGCTGCGCGAGGCGCTTGAAGAGTTGCTGACTCGTACCACCGAGCATCGGGTGCGCTGGGAGCTTGGTGTGGAGTTGGGGCGCGCCTGTGCGCAGGCTTCGCGCTGGCGCGAATCGGCGCGCGCCTACCTTCAGGCGGTGCAGTTGATGCCGGCCGAGCGGGTGAGTCTGGAAGGCGCGGCCGACGCGCTGAGCCAGATCGTCGATGCCGAAGGTGTGGCGGCCGAGGCTCCGATCGGCTCCCATAAGGTCGGACGTCTGCTCGAAAATGTGCTGATTCGCCTGGCGGAGCTGGAAGCCTCGCCGGCGGCACAGCGCGAGCTTCTGCTGCAGATCGCCGTGCTGGCTCAGGAACGAGGCGATCGTGCGGCCGCCGCTGAAGCTCGTGAACGCGCCCGTGCGCTGGATGTGCCCGAAGATGAGGCCTCGGCCGAAGGGGTGGATCAGCGGCTGGACGCGATGCTCGATCGTCTGGTGGAGGAGGCGCCGGAGGTCGAAGACGAGCGGGAGGTTGAGCCTGACGACGCGCCCGAACCCGAGACGGGAGACGCGCCGCCGGTGGGGGCGTTCCGAAAGCGTTTTGAGTCGATGATCAAGCGGCCCGCGACCTTGCCCCGTGTCGATGAGGTGGAGCGTGAGAGCGCGCTTGGCAAAATTCTTCGTGGCGTCCAGACCGACGAAGACGCACCGAGCGCCGCTTCCGATGTTCCTCCGGAGCCGACGTCTAAAGTTGAAGTGGTGCTGCCACGGCCCGCCGGCGATCGCCCCCCCGAGGCTCGGGTTCGGCCGCCGGAAGCCAGCGGAATCGCGCAGCGATTTACTCTGCAGCGTTCAGAAGATGCTGGAGCAGAAGGGGCGGCTTTTGATTCGGCGGCGAAGGCGTCCTCTTTTGCGAAGGATGAGCAGGAGCGCGTGGAGCAGATCGATGATATCGCACCACCCAACGCCTCCGATCCTCATCGGATGGTCCGGGAGCAGGCTCCTACGACTTCGCCGCATGTGCATCCGGTTCAGCTCGCGCTGAGCGAGCTTGAAGAAGCGCGTGCCAGCGATGAGCCCGAGAGCCTGGCCAGAGCATTGCGCGCGGTGGTGGAGCTGACCCGCGCTGATGGTGGCGAGGTGATCGGGAGCGCTCGGCGTCTCGCGCTTCAGCGAGAGCTCGGGGAGCTGCTCTACTACGAGCTTGAGGACGCCGGTGGCGCGCGCGCGCACTTAGAGGCGGTGCGTGATGCGGACCCACAGGGCCTGGGCAAGACGGCCGGTGTGGTCAACGCGCTGGAGGCCATTTACGAGGAGGAGGGGGACGTCGCTGCACGTCTGCGTTTGCTGGAGGCGCGCCTGGAAGGGGCCGAATCCTCCGAAATGGCCACGACTTACCGTCTGCTCATCGCCCAGCTTATCTGGGATGAGCGGGAAGATGCCGAGAGCGCACGGGAGTGGCTGGAGCAGGTGCTGGAGAGCGATCCGCGTCATGAAGCCGCCCACCGTCTGCTGGCGGATATGGCGCTGGACGCTCAGAGTTGGGATGTGGCCGCGAAGCATCTGGCCGTGGTGGTGCAGGTGGCCGGTGGGGGCATCGATGCGGTGGAGACCGAGCGTGAGCTTGCCGAACTTCTCCTCCATCGCCTCAATCGTCCCGAAGATGCTCGCACCCACTACGAACGTGTGCTGGCCAGCGCGCCGGGTGATGCGATGGCGCTGGAAGGGGTAAAAGCCTGTCAGGCTGCACTCGATGACTGGATGGGGTATGTCGAGAGCCTCGCCCGTGAGTTGGGACTTTTGCTTGGCAAGCCCGGGGGGCTCACGATCAAGGCGATGATGCGTCTTCAGCCCGAAGAGGTCGCTCCGGCCCTGGCGGTACCCGCCAGTCAGATCGTCTCCGATGCCGCTCATATCGTGGAAACAAATCTGGAGCGTGACGATGCGGCATGGCGTCTCTGGGGCATGGCGTTTGAGTTATGGCCTGAGCATGTCGAGGCGTTGGAGCGTCGAATCGCGCTGGATCGTGCGATGGAGAAGTGGGCAGATCTGGCGCACGATCTGGAGGCCTATGCGTTGATGTTGCTCGATGCTTCGCAACGCTTCGACGCGTTGGCTGAGGCAGCGGACCTGTACCGCGATCGCCTGGATGAGAGCGCCGCGGCGCGCGGCCTTTATGCCGAGGCTCTGGCGCTGGTGGAGGGGCTTGAGCCTGCCCCGGAGCGTCTCGATGAGGTGCGCCGAGCGCTGAAACGTTTGCAGGCCGGAGGTGGCGATGTGTCGATCTGA
- a CDS encoding single-stranded DNA-binding protein: MSLNKAMIIGNLGSDPEVRYTQSGAAVTNFNVATNESWVDKSGQRQERTEWHRVVVFGKQAENCGKYLSKGRQVFVEGRLQTRDWEDRDGNKRSTTEIVAMTVQFLSSGASGGRSDGPPAYTDADRGPVAAESSFDQSFNDDDIPF, encoded by the coding sequence ATGAGCTTGAACAAGGCGATGATCATCGGGAATCTGGGTTCGGATCCCGAGGTGCGATATACGCAGAGCGGCGCAGCGGTGACGAACTTCAACGTGGCTACCAACGAGAGCTGGGTGGATAAGTCGGGGCAGCGTCAGGAGCGAACCGAGTGGCACCGCGTGGTGGTGTTTGGCAAGCAGGCCGAGAACTGCGGGAAGTACCTGAGCAAAGGTCGCCAGGTCTTTGTGGAAGGGCGCCTTCAGACGCGTGACTGGGAAGATCGCGATGGCAACAAGCGCTCGACCACCGAGATCGTGGCGATGACCGTGCAGTTCTTGAGCAGCGGCGCGTCCGGGGGCCGCTCCGATGGGCCTCCGGCCTATACCGACGCCGATCGTGGTCCCGTTGCTGCGGAGTCGAGCTTCGATCAGTCGTTTAATGACGACGACATTCCTTTCTAA